A single Nicotiana tabacum cultivar K326 chromosome 5, ASM71507v2, whole genome shotgun sequence DNA region contains:
- the LOC107821828 gene encoding uncharacterized protein LOC107821828, giving the protein MSAISLRGILETNKLPAKEVPDENDDDATKIYQKYLEECLTTKCIILASMNSELQRKHQDMDPTAIIEHLKKMFGTQSRTARYQLSKALFVSKLTGNSPVGPYVNRMIDPIEELEKLGCKLGKELSQDLILQSLSEFFS; this is encoded by the exons ATGTCTGCTATATCACTACGTGgaatacttgagaccaacaagttg cctgcCAAGGAAGTCCCAGATGAGAATGATGATGATGCCACCAAGATTTATCAGAAATACTTGGAAGAATGTCTTACTACCAAATgcatcattctcgcttctatgaaTTCTGAACTACAGAGGAAACATCAGGATATGGATCCAACTGCAATCATTGAACATCTTAAGAAGATGTTTGGTACACAAAGCAGGACAGCTAGATACCAGCTATCTAAGGCTTTATTTGTATCCAAATTGACTGGAAACTCTCCAGTTGGACCCTATGTCAATCGTATGATTGATCCTATTGAAGAACTTGAGAAGTTGGGGTGCAAACTGGGTAAAGAGCTTTctcaagatttgatcttgcagtcaCTATCAGAATTCTTTTCATAA